Proteins co-encoded in one Pseudophryne corroboree isolate aPseCor3 chromosome 1, aPseCor3.hap2, whole genome shotgun sequence genomic window:
- the CCNB1 gene encoding G2/mitotic-specific cyclin-B1 isoform X1, whose product MAAVMTRSMRLNADNKMEAGKKAAVTRPRQRNALGDIGNCIVGRGKVAVRKEAKVVRNNVVEKAVKQPPYLEVLEEEEKPLSPSPMDTSGASPMEDQGVSHSDALLQVKDVDEEDADNPMLCSDYVKEIYCYLRELEAEQAIKPHPLQGQEINGNMRAILIDWLVQVHMRFKLLHETLFMTVSILDRFLQVNHVPKNLLQLAGITAMFLACKYEEIYCPTIGDFAYVTDHTYTSAQIRNMEMQILRLLKFDLGRPLPLHFLRRASKIGEVEVSLHTLSKYLMELAMLDYDMVHFPPSQVAAAAFCLSQKLLDGGEWTATLQHYMAYSESALVPVMQHLAKNILKVNRGLTKFMAVRDKYAKSQQMRISCLPQLNSDLLVTLASAVS is encoded by the exons ATGGCTGCAGTGATGACCAGA AGTATGCGGCTCAATGCAGACAACAAAATGGAGGCTGGAAAGAAGGCAGCTGTAACCAGACCACGCCAACGAAACGCACTGGGAGATATTGGGAACTGTATAGTAGGAAGAGGCAAAGTGGCTGTGAGAAAA GAAGCTAAAGTTGTAAGAAACAATGTGGTGGAGAAAGCTGTCAAACAACCACCATATCTTGAGGTCCTAGAGGAGGAAGAAAAG CCACTCTCGCCAAGTCCCATGGATACATCTGGTGCCTCACCGATGGAAGACCAGGGTGTTTCCCACTCGGATGCACTGCTTCAGGTGAAAGATGTTGATGAAGAGGACGCAGACAACCCCATGCTGTGCAGTGACTATGTAAAAGAGATCTACTGCTACCTGAGGGAACTTGAG GCTGAGCAGGCAATCAAACCACATCCCCTCCAAGGACAAGAAATCAATGGCAACATGAGGGCTATCCTTATTGACTGGCTGGTACAGGTCCACATGAGGTTTAAATTGTTGCATGAGACACTGTTCATGACCGTATCTATTCTGGATCGTTTTCTACAG GTTAACCATGTACCCAAAAACCTGTTGCAGTTGGCGGGTATAACGGCAATGTTTCTGGCATGCAAATATGAAGAGATCTATTGTCCCACAATTGGAGACTTTGCATATGTTACTGATCACACTTACACCAGTGCTCAGATCAGAAATATGGAAATGCAGATTCTAAGGTTActgaagtttgaccttggacggcCCTTACCCCTGCATTTCCTGCGGAGAGCATCAAAGATTGGGGAG GTGGAAGTCTCTCTGCACACCTTGTCTAAGTATCTGATGGAACTGGCTATGCTGGACTATGACATGGTGCACTTCCCTCCCTCACAAGTGGCGGCAGCAGCTTTCTGCCTGTCCCAGAAGCTCCTAGATGGTGGCGAATGG ACTGCAACTCTACAACACTACATGGCCTACAGTGAAAGTGCTCTTGTCCCAGTCATGCAGCACCTGGCAAAGAATATCCTAAAAGTAAATAGAGGTCTTACAA
- the CCNB1 gene encoding G2/mitotic-specific cyclin-B1 isoform X2, which produces MRLNADNKMEAGKKAAVTRPRQRNALGDIGNCIVGRGKVAVRKEAKVVRNNVVEKAVKQPPYLEVLEEEEKPLSPSPMDTSGASPMEDQGVSHSDALLQVKDVDEEDADNPMLCSDYVKEIYCYLRELEAEQAIKPHPLQGQEINGNMRAILIDWLVQVHMRFKLLHETLFMTVSILDRFLQVNHVPKNLLQLAGITAMFLACKYEEIYCPTIGDFAYVTDHTYTSAQIRNMEMQILRLLKFDLGRPLPLHFLRRASKIGEVEVSLHTLSKYLMELAMLDYDMVHFPPSQVAAAAFCLSQKLLDGGEWTATLQHYMAYSESALVPVMQHLAKNILKVNRGLTKFMAVRDKYAKSQQMRISCLPQLNSDLLVTLASAVS; this is translated from the exons ATGCGGCTCAATGCAGACAACAAAATGGAGGCTGGAAAGAAGGCAGCTGTAACCAGACCACGCCAACGAAACGCACTGGGAGATATTGGGAACTGTATAGTAGGAAGAGGCAAAGTGGCTGTGAGAAAA GAAGCTAAAGTTGTAAGAAACAATGTGGTGGAGAAAGCTGTCAAACAACCACCATATCTTGAGGTCCTAGAGGAGGAAGAAAAG CCACTCTCGCCAAGTCCCATGGATACATCTGGTGCCTCACCGATGGAAGACCAGGGTGTTTCCCACTCGGATGCACTGCTTCAGGTGAAAGATGTTGATGAAGAGGACGCAGACAACCCCATGCTGTGCAGTGACTATGTAAAAGAGATCTACTGCTACCTGAGGGAACTTGAG GCTGAGCAGGCAATCAAACCACATCCCCTCCAAGGACAAGAAATCAATGGCAACATGAGGGCTATCCTTATTGACTGGCTGGTACAGGTCCACATGAGGTTTAAATTGTTGCATGAGACACTGTTCATGACCGTATCTATTCTGGATCGTTTTCTACAG GTTAACCATGTACCCAAAAACCTGTTGCAGTTGGCGGGTATAACGGCAATGTTTCTGGCATGCAAATATGAAGAGATCTATTGTCCCACAATTGGAGACTTTGCATATGTTACTGATCACACTTACACCAGTGCTCAGATCAGAAATATGGAAATGCAGATTCTAAGGTTActgaagtttgaccttggacggcCCTTACCCCTGCATTTCCTGCGGAGAGCATCAAAGATTGGGGAG GTGGAAGTCTCTCTGCACACCTTGTCTAAGTATCTGATGGAACTGGCTATGCTGGACTATGACATGGTGCACTTCCCTCCCTCACAAGTGGCGGCAGCAGCTTTCTGCCTGTCCCAGAAGCTCCTAGATGGTGGCGAATGG ACTGCAACTCTACAACACTACATGGCCTACAGTGAAAGTGCTCTTGTCCCAGTCATGCAGCACCTGGCAAAGAATATCCTAAAAGTAAATAGAGGTCTTACAA